CTGTTCCTTCAGTTCTGAGCATTACAAACGCTGATGACTTCAGTGTGTTAAAGTATATGAAGTGGTCTTTAAGTTTTGGTACCTGATACTTATTATGTAAAACAGCAGTTGTTCTTGATGCAGCCTTCTGAcgtctgtgttgtgttggagCAGGGATGTGTGAGGCAGAGAAGAAGGACCTGTATGCTGTCCTGGGAGCCAGCCCCTCAGACTCAGCCCAGCAGCTCAAACACAGATACCAGCAGCTGGCCTTACAGGTAAACACACTACTGACACACTCAGTGTCAGCCTGAAGTAACACATACTGCTGCACAGTGCATGAGCAtgcccctctgtctgtctgtctgtctgtctccacgGCGCTTGGATTCATGAGACAAAAGCCACAGTCCAAACGAAGCCCAAGCACAGGCTGCACCTGActgatggaaaacatttttctgtcttttggttTATTCAGGAACAGCTCCTGTTCTTCTTCAGTTACAGCATTTTGAGTAtgaatttcactgtgtgtgtgtgtgtgtgtctgtgtgtgtgtgtgtgtgtgtgtgtgtgtgtgtgtgtgtgtgtgtgtgtgtgtgtgtgcagtaccACCCAGACCGTCTTAGAGGTGAGTGTTCTTCAGAGGCAGAGTCTGGTGTGAAGAAGTTTCTGGAAATTGATGCAGCCTGGAGGATCCTTAGAGACCAGAGCACCAGGAGACAGTATGACCTGCAGAGGAGAGGTAGGACTTCATCTTTCACTTCATTACTTCACCTAATAAAATACTGTTTTATTAATTGTTACAGAGCTAAATTTAACAGTTAGTCATGATACTGATTTTTGTGGGACATCACCCAGCCCTTGGATCTGATACATTATCAAGGTATAGCCTCAAACCTCAAACAGCCTTTTTCACACATGGGATAAATTATTCAACTTGTATATTAATGTTCGTTCAGACACCACAGATATTTGGGACCTGGTGCatgaggaggagcagagtgAGTGGGAGACAGCAGTGAGTGTCTGTTGGTCTGTCTCAGGATTTTAAAACTTACCTTGCTGCTGAGGACAGaagagccacagacacagacacgtaAGAGAGCGTAACGTTGGACATATTGGGTCACACACTGTTTGTGGGgcataaatgaaaatgaaattagaaAGAGAGAGTGCTGCTCAGGTTATTAGTGTGGTCGTACCAGTGTTTGTCACCTGTGCATCAGTGTGAGGGGACAGTGGTGTTTGCAGGTGATGTGATCAGAGAAGAAtcaccttctctctttcacagtgtTTCATAGTCTGTTAAAGTGATTTTACTTTCTCTGTGCATAAGAGATGAAGACTGAGATGAATTCATTACAGTGAAGATGAAACAGGAagtacgtttgtgtgtgtttctgtgtgtctcacttTGTGTTGCTCTGACAGCTTTGCATTCAGACTTGTGTGTTGCTGAAAGTGTTGCAGAAATGTTGCAGGCTGACTTAGTGAGTGAGACTGATGTTGTGACGTTTATGTGAATGTGACTCTGGTGCTTGTTCAGACGTGAGACTGGTGTTTACAGTGGATTCCAAAGGCAAcatagagggaaaaaaaactcttcacaCAAACTTCTCCAACAATCCTCCCGTCCTCTCAAACGTGAAACTGTAGGCAGTAagagatgtttgttttgtgttgtcgTATGTGAGTAAATGCTTCCTGAAAGCTGCAGCCGCTCCCTCATCATTTATCCTGTTTTAAATTATCACTAGTTTAGCAGCAATTATTCCTCACACTAATTAAAACCCAAGCAAAGTTTAGCACTAATTATTCATGGTTCAAAGTCATTATCACTGTCAAAGTGTACAGCTTGATAATGACTGTTTCCTCAAGagtgaactggaaaaaaattaGAGTGTGTGAACCTCCATCTGTTCACCTGTCTATCcatccctttgtcatcactctctctgtcagtccGTCCGTTTGTCGTGTTGTTGATGATCTTTGTTAAGtgatatttaatgtaaaatgaatgaatctaACAAAAGTGAATTGAACCTGTGATTTGTGTCGTCAGCGCCTGACTCGCTCTCACGTACACAGAAACAGTTAGAAAATGATAACTGAACTCACCACTTCATTCCACTCACTCCTTCTTAGCCCTTTTCCCAACCGCTGTACGTTACTGTCAGTGGAGCTCAGCTCTTCCTGCTGgtctttcacattaaaagcctacCAGGACGGCTTTTCACATGAAAAGCCTGATGCACTTCCACTTTTTTGTAACTGTAACGCTCTGACCCGGTCCTGCCTGATCCAGActctggacacagacacagaaatgtgaaGACACAATAGTGTTCACAGCAGATGTTGCGTAATTGTGCTCGCTTttgcttctgctgctgtagtAATGATGCATTAATGCTTCTCCAGCACAGGAACTGAAACAGGATTGGCCGGTAGATTCCACAGTCTATCTGGAGGACATGACCTGGGACCAGGGTAagtacacactgacacacacacacagacacacacacacacaaagtaacaGTAGATATCCAACAGCTGAATGCGTGATCACAGGTTTGAGTGTAAAAATCACCACTGTGTTCAGCTGCATGGTCTCTACTTATTACTACACTGCAACTAGACTAAGTaagctgctttatttatttagtgatATTTGAACTATTGCGTTGTTCAGGTAATATTGGAGAGAAGGATTAAACTAACTGTGCAAAGTAAGATTCCtacaacaaacagttttcttccATCTTGGTGTTAAAGTTTCTGTCATTATAACTCCTCTGCTACTATTAAAACTGACCTATGTTTGAACATACTTATATGTGACCtcctgtgtgtaaatgtgattgtgttgtttcagatgagtgtgtgtatacacactgtTGTCGCTGTGGAGGAGCATTCATCatttcagaggaggaggtggaggaggagacacagaggaggcagcaggatgatgaagaggaggagacggtgGAGGGACAGCACAGAGGAGTGGTCATCTGCTGTGATACATGCTCCCTCAGTGTGTACGTCACATGGTCACTACACAGAAAGACTCCAGCGTCAAAATGCCAAGAATAATACCTGCTCAGAAACCTTTCGCCTCTGACACTGAGGAGCAGATGTTTGTTCAACATGTCTCTTCTTGGAAGGCACCAAATGAACAAAGCATGTTGTGGGTTGGTGGACGTGGACAGTGTAAGAGTTGTCCTCTGTTGGATCTGACTCCCTGTGTTTGTACGGGGTAGTGAAGATGACTGATGCCTGACCATCCTTCCCTTTGGAAGCAGCAGCTTATCAGCAGCGAGTGCTGTTTGTATGTTCGGCTGCCTGGTACTATGGCAACAGGCAGCGCGGTTTCACCGCCGCTGCACAGTCAGTGTAAAGCTTATTGCTTTTTATACATGTTCTGTTTATGGTACAATGTCCCATAAAGCAAAATAAGAGCTCACGGTGTGAACCTGTGATACAAGTGCAGTTCATTTTTTTGAGAGTATACCTGTGAGGTTTTACTCAGGCAGAGTGAGGGGCGTCTGTAGACTCTGGGGTCCTCCCTACGTGTCTCAACCTGCCTGCTGGCTGGCGTGATGCTGCTTAGCATACCTGATGCTCATCAAGCACATCactcacagacacgcacagcAGATAACCAGCAGCTAATCTGGTGTTAACATTTAAAGCAGATGTGGGAACATGGGTAATGTGTTCATACGGTGTCATTTGCAAAATTTGATATAGATGCTGAACAGATGATGCTAAACATTATGTGattaacatttattaaaattacACTAGCAGTACACTTTGTAGTACTGCATCCACAGAGCACACTGTCAGCATAAACATCTTTAATTTCACCCCAGAttccagaggaaaaaataacGTTCATCTGAATCAATCAGCAAGTCAccaacagtgaaaacagtgaactaagaaacatttacagtgatgaAGTAAAGAAGAACgagttcctcttttttttcctggtgttcCATCtgattaaaagcaaaaaaagagtaaaaaagcAAATCATTTGTATAGTGAAACTATCCTATGACCCTGAAAAATTATCCTGTGACCTCCTACGGTCCTGACCCCCAGGTTTAGAACCGGTCCCCTAAATGACAGCGCTATTCTCCTCACAGCGGGGCTgcgacagacacacaaagggaTAAAGGCTGGTAATGactctgctccctctctggTCACTCAGCCTGCAAAGGTCACAGCTGACAGAGGCTCCAAGTGATGATCGTCTCTCATCTATTATCCCCCctaatccatccatccatccatccatccatatcTGCCCTCttcacagagaggaggtgaagaagaagggaggagggcAGAGAAAGTTAAGGTGTGAcagaaaagatggagggaggatgggGCTGGGGTGGGGAGGGTTGTTCGATGTATTGTCTGAATTCTCCACTAATTATTTTCTCCACAGCATCATCAAAATCAGCAGCAGTGGTCAGCGGTGGAGGAGAGTTTCTACTGACGcactgagaggagagggggtggaggggtggagggaggggtggggtggggtgacAGCTGATGTTTAAATGAGGGGTTGGTAGAATATTGATGTGACAGCCGCAGAGACGTGCTGGGATGTGCTGGGATACAAAATCACTTTCACCAACACACCACCTACAATTACAGCGCTTTAGATCACTTTCTACCAACCAGCCCTCAACagcccaccccacccccacagaactccaccccaccccctcagAACTCCACCCCAACCCCCCCAGAGCTCCACCCCCTGCCCTGTTCACGCACTGTAAAAcctttcagtgtgtttaattAAATCAACTCTTCTTTTGTCAATAACCCATTGTCTTTACTTAAAGGACAGTCCCAGTCCCCACCAACTTAAGTGTTATTTTTGTAGATTAGGCCCTTATGTCTGTCAGCAGTAGCAATAATGTTGATAGTAATGATATAAGTTAATTGCTGAGATCCGGGAACATGTTCTAAAGAAGTCTGACAGATCAAGAAAAACAAGCAttcagacaatcagacaggtTGGAAAGTGTCCAGCTTCGCTCAACAGCTAAACTGGGAGGTAGAATCACTACTGAAACCGTCCATTCTGGGGACTATGGGGACTTCTTGTCCAAGTTGGCTTGGAGGCTGAGTTTCGGGGGTTCATCCTAAGGGGGCTGGAGCTTTCAATCATGTCACGTGATCTTCATCAAACGAGCCATCATGTGATGTAAGGCCTTGTGGTGTGATTGTTTTGTGGCTGCTGTCCTGATTTCAAACTCCAGAGTGGACCTTCAAGCTCTTTCTGTGCCCGTGTTTCCTTGGAttattcaaaacaaatgaaagctgCAGAGTGTTGGAGTTTCTCCGTTGGccgttgctctttcaaaatgaattgctGTGAACAGTTTGTGACACGTCATCAGGGTTGCGTTTACAGCCAGAGTTGCCAACTTAGCGCCTCTTCTTGATGTCTCAGAGGGGGACTATAAAGGAGTGGGACACAGGGTCCTCAGAGCGAACCTGGATGTGACCTCAGGGTCTCACCCAAGTTCTTCACCGTCTGAGCTTCCATCACCGGTGTTTTTATGGTGATGGACAGGTCTTGCCATGGACATCCTTTCCTCTGAGAGAACACATTCTCACCCCCGTGAGGCTGAGCTTTAGGTGGTGGTCTTCATTATAAGAGCCTTAGTTCACTTTCAACAAACATTTGTACAATGCCAGCTGACCGGCTAAAGTCAAACTGTGTCAGCCTGTTCTGAATGTCTGTTCTGGAAGGCAGGGTGAAAAGTGAAGAggggttaaaaaaagaaagattagcACGTCAACAAATACACGAGCagaacaacaaaccaaaacaacaatgaaTTCCTTTTCTGTAGATGGGCATCTGTGTGAATGACATTCTGTAAGCCGTGTGCACCACAGAGTCCCCCACAGTCTGCTCCAGGTTCAGCCCCTTGGCTCGTTCATTCTCACAGCATAATGTAACCCAGTCCACTCCACTGCACTCCTTAAATTCAAAGTGTTTGCAGCTGAATGATTCAGGGgttaacagtaaaaaaaaaaaaaaaggcttcacaCAACTCATTCAAGGTAAAATAAGTGAATGTCAAAGTCCCTGTGTTTTAGTCCCATGAGTGTTTTAGCTACACCCATTCAGGATGCACCTGCTGGTCAAGCATCATTGTGGGTCTGTTTGATTATAGACCATGCTTGCTTGGTGGTACATGAAGTGAGTGGTACTTTAATGCTAAACATAACCTATGATGATGTCATCCTAAATTGTTTTgcattatttattgattaaaatCAATAAATGCAGAACTTAGTTGGAAGCATATTGAGGCTTTCAGGAggggaaaatgacaaaaatattaGAGAGTCATCAGCATAGCAGTGGTaggagaggcagaggcagtTCCTATACTAGCTCTGTACAATCACGTTATATTTCCACTATTTCTGTCATGCTTAGATTCATGTTTACTTCCAAATAAAGTTGGATAAtctttcactgtaaacaaacacgtCATTCAGCTTATTTTATGTTCAGGTACTTTGACTCAGGGAGCATCAATGCACTGTAAATTTGAAAAACTAAtgagcaaataaaacaaactattaatagttgttgttcaggcAGCCTGGTCAcaagttcatgtttttttgttttttttacagtgtatcctGTCCTTGTCCTCCAAagcccctcccctctccatcctACAATTAGAGCCCTTAGATCACTTTCTGTGTCTAACCCCCtacctctcctcatctctcttcctcctcttctttctcactctgacCGCCTGTAAATAGACCTATTtagttccctctctctctgctgatgcccacctcagtctgtgtctctctgcctctgtctgtgtttctgtttgggtGGCTGACAGTGGTGTAAGGTTGATGGGGGGGTGGAGGTGTTGATGGATGTGCTGAATAACTGTCAGGATAATAACTGTGAAATGGTGGCATTGCCCTTTAATAACTGTCCCTGGAAGGCTGTGGTTTATGTGGATTACATACTGTGATGATATACTGTCATCTTTAAACCTcctatctaaaaaaaaaaaaaaagccattaagAATTATTCTTAATTACTGAATGTGTTCCAGTCCTTTcataattaaatattaacagTGCTTGTGGCTCTAAAGACATTTTCTTCTTGCTTTCTTTAATAAAGCTGCATGGACATACACAAATGAGCATAATTAAATTTTTACTTATTTCACCTTTGgcaaatccattttttttctttgatataTCTAGAAATTTAATTCAGAGCATGAATgctttggaaataaataaatgaccagTCTGCAGAGCAAAAAACTGCAGAAtaactgcagtgttttttcagtttgcttcaATCCTTGAATCCTTGTTTTGTCTTAATAATTTTACCAATCAGTCATTAAGCCAAAATAAGACTGTACAAATATGCTGTACATAAAACCCCACTAATCTTTGTaccacattttggaaaaaaacttAAAGTAAAATATGACAAACAGACACACGGACATGATCTtgaaacagaaagcaaacagtCTTATCTAATCTAGGAGGGATTTTTCCTCCTGCACTGAAAGAAATGGATTTTGCTTTTGCCACATTTAATTGTATTTGCCCCTCAACATTTGAAACAGTATTGCTCATATGCCAACCCAATACCTATAatactaaattattttttaaaaatgtcttaatttATAGCTTAATGATAACAAACCAGTCAGAATGTGTGTAATCTTTCTTTAGCCTCCAGAAAGCTGAGCTGTGAGGGCTCCTTGGAGCTGTAGCTGTAAACTGTACCTGTCCACCCTCCAGTTCAGTCAGTGTGACCagctgaggggggggggggggctctgacTCTGTGCCACCCAGCAACCACCTTGTTAATAAGAGGCCATGTCCCATTGGGCGCTAACTAATTGGCTGTGGCAGGCAGGGCCTCGGAGACACTCAGACCTTATCAGCTCATTAGCATGTTGTTAGCTTGTTAATAGcttcaagctttttttttttttttttagctccttAGCTTGATGAATGACCAGGAAAACAATAAGTGGACCTCTCAACCTgttactgtgtgcatgtgtgtgagagagagtctgTTTTTATCAGCTTGTTAGCATGTGTTAGCATGTGGCCTTATAGGACTTCACTGCTGTGAGACCTGTGGGACAGTGTACCTTGTCATGCTTAATCTCACTCAACCTGTACAAACAGGTGTATAAagtcttaaaaataaaataaaaaaaaaacctacaatCAGCGGAAAAGACACTAGCATGTTGCATTCTGGGAAACGTAGCAGCTTTATTGAAGTTTGACCCATTCTAGTGACCGAATTCAGTAGAAACCAGCTCTAATGGAACCAGTATCCAGTGTATTGTGTTTGTGGAAAGCGGTGCTGCTGTTATTCTGTGAGCACCACAAATGGAATTCACTGCTCAGCTCAGACAGATggctcaaaaataaaacaacaggtACCTTTAAAAGTAATGAGAATATTTTGGTAATGTGACTTGTAACCAACCATTTAGAGCTACATGTAAAAATGCTTTCCTGCAGTGTTAGGCTTggggcctctctctctctctctctctctctctctctctctctctctctctctctaccccctGATTGTCAGAGCCTCATTCCAGATGTTTATATCCAGatgttaaataaaatttaatttgacatGACCTGGCTTTCTGCTGGCCATGCTTAGAGTCTCAGCGAGGCTAAAAATTTAAAGTTTGTCCTGAGAGGGGCGCTAGAGGAGAAGTCATTGTGTTATTAAAATCTAAGGTCCGTCTGTCTAAAATCATGAATGtactcacattcacatttcacagACACTGTTCTGGCAGAAGTCAGTAGCTGAAAGTTGAAAGTTGAAATTTGAACCTGTTGGTAGCGTTAAAGAGAAAGTTGACGTGGTCATCCATGGCTCTGTTGcattataaattaaaaaaaaagaaagaaaaccccTGAGGTTTTGGACTGGGGGTGTCCAGAGAGAGGACTGCCCACTGAATGGAGCAGAATAGAATAGAGAGCAGTGTGTCCTGGCCGGTGCTAAGCTGCTTCAGTCCAGGTTAAGCGTGAGTAATCTGTGTTGGCTCACAGGCCCCCAATAGGCCCTGGACCCCCACTCcctgctctgttctctctgcttAATCTGCCCCTCACTAcctgcccccccgcccccctcttcTGCCCTGCCCGGCTCTCTGCCCTCACCTCCCGCCACACTATTGTCTCTGTATTATCAGTGAGAGCCACCGAGGCTGCACAGACGAGGCTGCACAGGCTCAGAGAACACTTTCATTCTCATTAACAGAGTCTGTTTAGGACAAAAGCAAGTTTGTATGTAAGATAAGCTTCTGGCTGTTAGTTTGCATATTATCTTAAGAGCTCtttaaaacacagctgtaattTAATTATCATTTCTTATGCATAAGCTGTTGAGGTGTTTATTCTCGTGTCAGATCatcatcaaaaaacaaaacaaaacaaaaacctctgaGGTCCATTGTTTCCAAAAATCTACCAAGAACACAActgtgagccacactgttgtactggaacacacacacacactcggtcCTGTTCACATCATCCTGCTGCTACACATTCTCATCATAGcaccaaatattgattaatGCTCAGCTGAAAATGGTCCTTTAAAAAGTGAAACTACATATTTCTGAGAGGTTTATGTGTTCAGTGATGTTTGAGTGTACTCTGAGGTGTGTCAGTACACCGTGACATCAGCGCTGGGTGTGGCCACAGGTATTCTCTGTCAGACTTGAGTAGCCATGAATGAAGATGAAATCAGCCATGTTACAGGCTCAGACTACACAGAAAGGCAGTCCTCACATATGTACATTTCATTTCCCTGCTGAAGTGCTGCACAGTGTTAaaagagcaggaagaagaaagagaggagagagagagatgaaatgagTCCGTCATCACGTGTCGAGCAGCGGTGTGGACGGCTGGAGGCCTCCCTTCAGTCAGGGCACACAGAATTCTCCTCTGACATTCAAACGGGTACAGAAGCTTTGACAGGAGCAGCTTTTCAGACGTGACCCGATGACAGAGAGTGAATGTTCTGTCATTAGCTGCTCTTCTTCTACATGTGCTGTCATAATGAAGTGAAGCACAAGAGGACAGCACACCTGTCAGCCGCTGCTCCTCCGTCTCCACAGGACCGGAGACACGATGAAAAGAGCAGTGAAAGATCTGTCAGAGGAGAGATGTCTTTATCTGTCTTCCTCAGTCTTcagtcttttcatgtttttcaccattgttattttttaaactcCTTCACTCAGTTTGTTCTCACCTAGTTCTGTGTGTCTTAgaattaatgaaatatttgatttcGTTGTGTTTGATTAACAATTAATGTCTTTAGCGTGGCCAGAACCTCAGAGATGAGGTGACCGCTCTGAGGATCTGGTCTGGTTTGACACTGGGAGACCGTCCCAcggactgtgtgtgtctcttgtcAGAGGCTGATGGACAGAtgggacagaggcagagaaaaatggATGAAATCAATTCTGCCTCAGTAacagtttgtgtaaatgtgtgaattcTCTCAATACATGACAATTGTGTCAGCACTCCTCCTGTTTCAGTCCCCTCCACAcacgtctctgtctctgtctcttgtcaTCATTTGTTGGATGAGTTGCTCTGAGTAGAATTTTAACCAGAATCTCAGCTCTGGGTCTGTTGTGCTGACTCAGCCGGGCTGTGTAAATGTGCAGGAGTGGTCGACACAAAGACACTGTTTACACTCAGCTTCATTTCCTAACTCTCTGCTCAGTGGCTCAGCATAATCACTTGTTGTGGAAATCACTCAACACTTCACATCctcatagagtgtgtgtgtgtgtgtgtgtgtgtgtgtgtgtgtgtgtggtttactacagagtgtgtttgtccacaCTAATTCACTACACAGACTGAAGTCAGAGATAACTGCTGCTCCACTGACTGCACACTGTGCTCTTCACATGTTCACATTGTTTCTGTGTAAACTActacacacacaatgaaaaggTTCACTCTGGTGAGTCTGTtgtaaagaggagagaaggcCTGAGTGGCTCCTTAGGGCCCCCTTCACTGACCAGGGGCCTCATCATGTCTATTCAAATCCAAACAGACAGTTcagaaggaaataaaataaacactataTGAAAAAGTCAGTAACTGCTCCTGGTGTCCATGTTACACTGCAGTTTTAGGATTGTAACAGCACAATTTAGGATTCAAGGACTGAAAGTtttatttgtgacattttggtGAACTGTATTATAAAGTGTTACCTAAACTTCTCTGatagataaaactgaaaagcatCCAAACTAACCTGCttagagctttttctttttttttttttcttaaaaaaaaaatacgtgCAGCAGGTCAAACTCTGTCTGAGAGGTGAGGTGAACATTCACACTGTGAATCATCAGGATAAAACTCAACTCAAgatctttttaatatttttttctcctcttcagtaAGATATAGTGAAGCCATTACCACTGAcaagataatgataatgatgatcgtatgtgtgtgtgcgcgcgtgtgtgtagCTTGGTGACACCACTGGGGGGAACTGTTATGACATGCCTGTTGCTATAGAAACCCAAGGGTGGGGGTGTCTGTCAGGAACCATTTCTACTCCCTCTGGGGAatacactcacatatacacaacacttgttttccattgtgtgtgtgtgtgtgtgtgtgtggtgtgtgtgtgtgtgtgtgtgtgtgtgtgtgtgtgtgttcgccaGGCTGAAACAGTCTCTTGGgttctctttgtgtgtcagtttggTCCCCAGGGGccaaaaggaaaacaactgtACTTGCCAGCTAAATGATGACAAACACTGTCTGAGAgactgattgtgtgtgtgtgtgtgtgtgtgtgtgtgtgtgtgtgtgtgtgtgtgtgtgtgtgtgtgtgtgtgtgcgtgtgtgtgtgtgtgtgggacagagagagagaaacctatTTCAGCAGCTGGACTCGTGCCAGTCctcttcattattcattatCAGTGTTTCCTCTGGAGAGCCAATTTCCAAAAGTTCTGAAAAATCTAAAGTGGTTTGATCAGCTACTGtgtaaaacaacagaacaactgGTCTGAGCTCCTCAGGTTATGTTCTACACGTTACTGACGTTAAACACGGGTCATACGTGAAACTTCGACCCTTAACACAGAGCAGACCTCTGGTCATAAGTCACGTCTCTGTGTGCATtcctgaattttattttataaatacattttataaataaataatttgttcGTGGCCCTGTGGATGGCGGCGTCAGCCCGTTGGTGGGTCGGTCTATTGCTTCGGTCCACACTGACAAAAGCTACAGGACGGATTcagatgaatgtttgtacaGACGTCCATGGTCTACAGAGGACGACTCCGAGtgacactg
The window above is part of the Toxotes jaculatrix isolate fToxJac2 chromosome 5, fToxJac2.pri, whole genome shotgun sequence genome. Proteins encoded here:
- the dnajc24 gene encoding dnaJ homolog subfamily C member 24, with protein sequence MCEAEKKDLYAVLGASPSDSAQQLKHRYQQLALQYHPDRLRGECSSEAESGVKKFLEIDAAWRILRDQSTRRQYDLQRRAQELKQDWPVDSTVYLEDMTWDQDECVYTHCCRCGGAFIISEEEVEEETQRRQQDDEEEETVEGQHRGVVICCDTCSLSVYVTWSLHRKTPASKCQE